The following are from one region of the Sandaracinus amylolyticus genome:
- a CDS encoding PaaI family thioesterase, which translates to MTHPSRDRSYRYPLPLPSPAPLLERSGFEAMRAMANGELPPPSIAATLDYTLTHVAEGEATFEGEVPDYVFNPLGSVHGGYVSTLLDSALGCAVHTTLPAGLAYTSATLEVKFLRALRPDVGRVRAEGRVVHPGSRVAVAEARLVGVRDGKLYATATSTCFVFDPRQRT; encoded by the coding sequence ATGACCCACCCGAGCCGAGACCGTAGCTACCGCTATCCCCTGCCCCTGCCGAGCCCCGCACCACTGCTCGAGCGGAGCGGGTTCGAGGCCATGCGCGCGATGGCGAACGGCGAGCTCCCGCCGCCCTCGATCGCGGCGACGCTCGACTACACGCTCACGCACGTCGCGGAGGGCGAGGCGACGTTCGAGGGCGAGGTGCCCGACTACGTGTTCAACCCGCTCGGCAGCGTGCACGGCGGCTACGTGTCGACGCTGCTCGACAGCGCGCTCGGATGCGCGGTGCACACCACGCTCCCCGCCGGGCTCGCGTACACGTCGGCGACGCTCGAGGTGAAGTTCCTCCGCGCGCTGCGCCCCGACGTCGGGCGCGTTCGCGCGGAGGGTCGCGTCGTCCATCCCGGCTCGCGCGTCGCAGTGGCGGAGGCGCGCCTCGTCGGTGTGCGAGACGGCAAGCTCTACGCGACCGCGACGTCGACCTGCTTCGTGTTCGATCCTCGCCAGCGCACCTGA